In one Carassius carassius chromosome 12, fCarCar2.1, whole genome shotgun sequence genomic region, the following are encoded:
- the trpa1a gene encoding transient receptor potential cation channel subfamily A member 1a: protein MDGDESNQISANVFEWTKQGNVVALEKHTRYLDIRDNTGASPMHYAASMGHFRIIRLIVQITGQQELNARDEDGNTPLHWAVQKDQPGSCSVLLTLGADPNILNNSQQSPLHMAVSMGKNFVLEQLVSHKQTDVNLEGDLGNTPLILAASLDNHEALVILYKHGAKFCRQNKLGHFAIHAAAFAGAKKSMEVILLKGEEVGLSIDTHVNYVDKSCSSPLHLAVRGGNLDIIKLCIAYGAKIEQQQCDKSTALHFACSQGAIEVVKVMLSAYHKVCDLINITDGANQTPLHKAAIFDHFELSEYLISQGADIDFVDCKGHSPLLLATSCGAWRTVNLLLSHGADLKKKDKSGCNFLHLAILQPRGLKNLPTEVLKHESVRQLLNDEDTEGCTPLHYACRLGIPESVKNMLGLEVSLDQKSKQKKSALHFAAEYGRINTCHRLLEMVTDTRLLNEGDEKGLTPLHLASRGGHVKVVELLLRKGALFHSDYRGWSCLHHAASEGYTQTMDTLLTSNIKLLNKTDGDGNTALHLAARAGHVATVRLLLYRGAKILLNKNDASFLHEAVHNGRKEVTNTVIESDRCVEAMTTYKPNSSKRCIVMDMIEFLPDSFKHLLDSCIKESEEDVNSTNYYIEYNFRWLQHPLQNLKKTGMEKDNTYKPLSALNAMVYFNRVSLLTHPVCKKYLEMKWNAYGIKAHLLNMTVYALGVFPLTYLIVNLKPTLVTARNVTSVNMVCTSLYKQSYVITACMFLVLAMNMYAVGKEILQIIQQRVNYLQDLSNYMDWGAAICSLVFVVPLLLNVKSSWHWQAGVLAALASWMNLLLYLQRFERIGIYVVMFREISRTLLSIILLFFYLILGFALAFYALMIEQQHFGRIFLSLLQTFVMMVGEINYQDNFLKPFLQGDLPFPLLTLAIFVWFVLLVPILLMNLLIGLAVGDIAEVQTNACLKRIAMQIELHTNLEERLPYWFMKRVDQVTVREFPNKCFSGKKRWFFYGNEVRKSRTRLSPTIYQLTPLERELTKQKYRMKEMSDSMEKQHNLLKLIVQKMEISSEAEEHDGPPVFQELREKLLSRSKWGPLLRAVTARKKGVCKFMKTS, encoded by the exons ATGGATGGAGACGAGAGCAACCAGATATCTGCAAATGTATTTGAG TGGACTAAGCAAGGAAATGTAGTCGCTCTGGAGAAGCACACCAGGTACCTGGACATACGAGACAACACCGGTGCCAGCCCAATGCACTACGCTGCATCCATGGGACACTTTCGCATCATCAGACTAATAGTGCAGATCACCGGACAACAAG AGCTCAATGCCAGGGATGAGGATGGGAATACACCTCTTCATTGGGCTGTCCAGAAGGACCAGCCAGGAAGCTGCTCTGTGCTTCTGACTCTGGGAGCAGATCCTAACATCCTAAACAACAGCCAACAGTCACCGCTACATATGGCAGTCAGCATGGGTAAAAATTTTGTGTTAGAG CAACTTGTCTCACATAAACAAACTGATGTGAACCTGGAAGGGGACTTGGGAAACACGCCTCTCATTTTAGCTGCTTCTTTGGACAACCATGAGGCTCTGGTCATACTG TACAAACATGGTGCAAAGTTCTGCCGTCAGAACAAGCTAGGTCATTTTGCGATTCATGCTGCTGCTTTTGCTGGAGCTAAGAAATCCATGGAGGTCATTCTTCTGAAAG GAGAAGAAGTTGGTCTGTCTATTGACACCCATGTGAACTATGTGGATAAATCTTGCAGTAGTCCACTTCACCTGGCTGTACGTGGAGGAAATCTTGACATCATTAAACTCTGCATTGCATATGGAGCGAAAATTGAACAGCAGCAG tgTGATAAATCCACTGCTCTCCACTTTGCATGTAGTCAAGGTGCCATTGAGGTTGTTAAAGTCATGCTCTCGGCTTATCATAAAGTGTGTGATCTTATCAACATCACTGATGGGGCCAACCAGACACCTCTACATAA AGCAGCgatttttgatcattttgaacTCTCTGAGTACCTTATTTCACAG GGTGCTGACATTGATTTTGTTGACTGCAAAGGCCATTCTCCACTTCTTCTGGCAACAAGTTGCGGAGCATGGAGAACTGTCAATCTGCTCCTCTCCCATG GAGCTGATCTTAAGAAAAAAGACAAATCTGGATGCAACTTCTTGCATCTGGCCATCTTGCAGCCCAGGGGTCTGAAAAACCTGCCCACAGAGGTACTGAAG CACGAGAGTGTGAGACAGCTGCTCAATGATGAGGATACTGAGGGCTGTACTCCTCTCCATTACGCCTGCAGACTGGGAATACCAGAGTCTGTGAAGAACATGCTGGGGTTAGAGGTCTCGCTGGATCAAAAGTCCAAACAGAAGAAATCTGCACTTCATTTTGCGGCCGA ATATGGGAGGATCAACACATGCCACAGGCTTTTAGAGATGGTGACTGACACCAGACTGCTGAATGAGGGGGATGAGAAAGGACTGACCCCACTGCATCTGGCATCTCGCGGAGGTCACGTGAAAGTAGTCGAGCTTCTCTTACGCAAGGGGGCGCTGTTTCACAG TGACTATAGAGGATGGTCATGCCTTCATCATGCTGCATCTGAAGGATACACACAGACCATGGACACTTTGCTGACATCTAACATCAAACTTCTAAACAAGACTGATGGAGATGGG AACACAGCTTTGCATCTGGCTGCTAGAGCAGGTCATGTGGCAACAGTAAGACTGCTGTTATACAGAGGGGCCAAGATCCTCCTCAACAAGAATGATGCCTCTTTCTTGCACGAGGCAGTACATAACGGGAGGAAGGAGGTCACCAATACTGTGATCGAGAGTGACAG ATGTGTAGAGGCGATGACAACGTACAAACCAAACTCATCCAAACGTTGCATTGTCATGGACATGATTGAGTTTCTTCCAGACTCCTTTAAA CATCTTCTAGACTCTTGCATAAAGGAATCAGAGGAAGATGTTAACAGCACCAATTACTAC ATTGAGTACAATTTCAGGTGGCTTCAGCATCCACTGCAAAACCTTAAAAAGACAGGCATGGAAAAAGACAACACCTACAAACCTCTCAGTGCACTAAAT GCTATGGTGTATTTTAACCGTGTCAGTTTGCTGACACATCCGGTCTGCAAGAAATATTTGGAGATGAAATG GAATGCCTATGGGATCAAAGCACATCTGCTCAATATGACGGTGTATGCACTTGGGGTGTTTCCTCTAACATATCTCATTGTGAACCTGAAGCCCACACTGGTCACTGCAAGAAATGTCACATCAGTCAACATGGTCTGCACATCCCTGTACAAG CAATCCTATGTAATCACAGCATGTATGTTCCTGGTTCTTGCAATGAATATGTATGCAGTTGGGAAAGAGATCCTTCAAATAATTCAACAG CGGGTGAATTATTTGCAGGATCTGTCTAACTACATGGACTGGGGCGCTGCGATCTGTTCTCTGGTGTTCGTGGTTCCGCTGCTGCTGAATGTGAAGAGTTCCTGGCACTGGCAGGCTGGAGTACTGGCAGCTCTGGCCTCCTGGATGAATCTCCTCCTCTATCTCCAGCG GTTTGAACGGATTGGTATTTATGTGGTAATGTTTCGGGAGATCTCACGGACGCTCCTGAGCATTATTTTGCTGTTCTTTTACTTGATATTGGGATTTGCATTGGCCTTCTATGCCTTGATGATCGAACAG caACATTTTGGGAGGATTTTCCTGTCACTGCTGCAGACCTTTGTCATGATGGTGGGAGAAATCAACTACCAGGACAATTTCTTGAAACCCTTCCTGCAAGGAGACCTTCCTTTCCCCCTTTTGACATTGGCAATCTTCGTTTGGTTTGTCTTACTTGTGCCTATTCTTCTCATGAACCTTCTG ATTGGTTTGGCTGTCGGTGACATAGCAGAAGTCCAGACAAATGCATGTTTGAAGAGGATTGCAATGCAG ATTGAACTTCACACTAATCTAGAAGAGAGGCTTCCCTATTGGTTTATGAAACGGGTGGACCAGGTCACCGTCAGAGAATTCCCAAACAAATGCTTCAGTGGAAAG AAAAGATGGTTTTTCTATGGGAATGAGGTGAGGAAGTCCAGGACCCGTCTCAGTCCTACAATCTACCAGTTAACTCCACTGGAACGAGAGCTAACCAAACAGAAATACAG GATGAAGGAGATGTCAGATTCCATGGAAAAGCAACACAACCTGCTAAAGCTTATAGTGCAGAAGATGGAGATCAGCTCAGAGGCAGAGGAACATGACGGACCCCCAGTCTTTCAAGAACTGAGAGAGAAACTCCTCAGTAGGAGCAAATGGGGTCCACTGCTCAGGGCAGTGACCGCCAGAAAGAAGGGAGTCTGCAAATTCATGAAAACGTCATGA
- the LOC132154889 gene encoding dnaJ homolog subfamily B member 6-like, translating to MDDYYYHVLGVQRNASPDEIKKAYRKLALRWHPDKNPDNKDEAEKKFKELSEAYEVLSDANKRNLYDRYGKEGLTAGGGGGGGRGHFNNDHFFTFRNPEDVFREFFGGQDPFAEFFGGDPFDNDFFGGGRHHHHHHHHHHQRGMSRSRTGGSFFGGFGGFPPFGAGFSSFDAGFSPFGLMGGGGFTSFSSSSFGGGGGGGGGSMGGFRSVSTSTKFINGRKITTKRIIENGQERVEVEEDGQLKSITVNGKAQEIGMLEGHRQRKELPDSSSSSSHSARQSAQREEQNKTTGKEQTGVKRKRMTMKGETKKTKET from the exons ATGGATGACTATTATTACCATGTTCTAGGGGTGCAGAGAAATGCATCTCCAGATGAAATCAAAAAAGC TTACAGGAAACTAGCTCTCAGGTGGCATCCAGATAAGAATCCAGATAACAAGGACGAGGCAGAAAAGAAGTTTAAAGAGCTTTCAGAGGCTTATGAAGTCCTTTCAGATg CAAACAAAAGGAACTTGTACGATCGATATGGAAAAGAAGGCTTAACTGCAGGTGGAGGTGGAG GAGGAGGAAGAGGTCACTTTAATAATGACCACTTTTTCACATTCCGCAATCCAGAGGATGTATTCAGGGAATTCTTTGGTGGGCAAGATCCATTTGCCGAATTCTTTG GTGGAGATCCATTTGACAATGACTTCTTTGGTGGCGGTcgacatcaccaccaccaccaccaccaccaccaccagcggGGCATGAGCAGGAGCCGAACAGGAGGGTCCTTCTTTGGGGGCTTTGGGGGATTCCCACCTTTTGGGGCAGGATTTTCATCTTTTGATGCAG gtTTCTCTCCCTTTGGGCTTATGGGAGGAGGTGGATTTACTTCTTTCTCTTCAAGTTCATTTggtggagggggagggggagggggtggAAGCATGGGCGGCTTCCGCTCTGTGTCAACCTCCACTAAATTCATCAATGGCAGGAAAATTACTACAAAAAG AATCATCGAGAATGGACAGGAACGTGTAGAAGTGGAAGAAGATGGACAGTTAAAATCTATAACCGTAAATG GAAAAGCCCAGGAGATAGGCATGCTGGAGGGTCACAGACAGAGGAAGGAGCTCCCtgactcctcttcctcctcctcacaTTCTGCAAGGCAGTCAGCTCAGAGAGAGGAGCAAAATAAAACTACAGGCAAAG AGCAAACTGGAGTCAAGAGGAAGAGAATGACGATGAAGGGAGAGACCAAAAAGACCAAAGAGACCTAA